A single genomic interval of Melitaea cinxia chromosome 18, ilMelCinx1.1, whole genome shotgun sequence harbors:
- the LOC123662256 gene encoding uridine diphosphate glucose pyrophosphatase NUDT14-like, translating into MEDLKNVFISPLPDSPYVKPFRFNYTQNGKEKTWDLLEVHDSVAIVVFNVSRKVMIFVKQFRPAIYYNCIHPDDRESKVIDTEKYPASLGIALEMCAGIVDKNKPVEQIAQEEVLEECGYNVSLDQLHKITSYRSGVGVQGSLQTFFYCEVTDDMKTEQGGGVDDEIIDVVEKTIPEIEEMVNSPGPIPSPPSCLFALMWFLHYKADKFRK; encoded by the exons ATGGAGGATctaaaaaacgtttttatttcgCCGCTTCCGGATTCGCCTTACGTGAAGCCTTTTAGATTCAATTATACGCAAAATGGTAAAGAGAAAACTTGGGATCTATTGGAGGTTCACGACAGCGTCGCCATCGTAGTCTTTAATGTGTCTAGAAAGGTTATGATTTTTGTGAAGCAATTTCGTCCAG CAATTTACTACAATTGCATTCACCCTGACGACAGGGAATCAAAGGTTATAGATACAGAGAAGTATCCAGCATCATTAGGTATTGCCTTAGAGATGTGTGCAGGTATCGTTGATAAAAACAAGCCGGTGGAACAGATCGCTCAAGAAGAGGTTTTAGAGGAGTGTGGCTACAACGTCTCTCTTGATCAATTGCACAAAATTACTTCTTACag gtCCGGTGTGGGTGTTCAAGGATCCCTGCAAACATTCTTTTATTGTGAAGTAACTGATGATATGAAGACTGAACAAG gTGGCGGCGTGGACGATGAAATAATAGACGTTGTTGAAAAAACAATTCCAGAAATAGAGGAAATGGTAAATTCTCCAGGGCCTATACCCAGTCCGCCGAGTTGCCTCTTTGCCCTGATGTGGTTCTTACATTACAAAGCAGATAAATTCAGAAAGTAG